The DNA region TATCGGCGCCGTGCCGGCGCTCGGCAATGCCGGCCCACAGGCCTAAGGCCAGCATGCCCAGGGCAAGAAGCGTTCCCCCCAACCAGGCTAAAAGATCCATGGTCACATTTTAAACAAGGATGGCAACCCTACGCCGTTTCCCTTTCCGCAAACCACCGGGCGGTGATGGCCAACCCTTCTTCCAGCGAAACCGAGGGGTAAACCCCCAGTTCCCGGCGCATGAGCTCCGAGGAGATGGCCGATCGGCGTTGTTCCCCGGGTTTTTCCGGCCCATGCACCGGCGGTTTTTCTACCCCTACCGCTTTGGCCAGGAGCCAGTAAAGCTCCACCACGCTGGTTTCCCGACCGGTGCCCACGTTGTACACGAAAAAGCCCTTCCTACCGATGCTGGCGAGATTGGCGGCCACCACATCGCCCACGTACACGTAATCCCGGGTTTGCAGGCCGTCGCCGTTGATGACGCAGGGCTCTCCGCTGAGCAGGCGGTTCAAAAAGATAGCCACCACGCCCGCTTCGCCGTGGGGGTTTTGCCGGGGCCCGTACACGTTGGCGTACCGCAAACAGGTAGCGGAAAGCCGGTACTCGCTCCAGTAAAAGTACAGGTAGCGCTCCACCGAAAGCTTGGAAACACCGTAGGGGGAAACTGGGCGCGCCGGGTGCGTCTCGGTGGCGGGAAACGCCTCCTGCTCCCCGTACATGGCGCCGCCGGTGGAGGCAAAGATCACCTGCTTCAAGCGCGAACGCCGCCCTGATTCCAGTAAGTTCAAGGTGCCGAGGATGTTGACGTCGGCGTCAAAGAGGGGATCGGCGACGCTTTTGCGCACGTCCATTTGCGCGGCGTGGTGCACCAGAAGCTCCACCCTTTCGTCAGCGAGAAGCTGGCCCGCTTGCGGAGAGCGGATGTCCATCTGGAAAAAGCGGGCTCCGGCGGGGATGTTCTCCTTGCGCCCGGTGGAGAGGTCGTCCACAATAAGTACTTCGAAGCCGCGGGCTAAAAGCGCCTCGGCCACGTGAGAACCGATGAAACCTGCACCACCCGTCACACAAGCTTTGGAAAGCTCCACTTCTGACCTCCTTTGGGAAAAGTTGCACCACGCCGTGCTGCCGCGGGCATTTTACCAGCGGGATACGGAAACCGTGGCCCGGGAGCTTCTGGGGAAGCTGCTGGTGCGACGGCTGCCGGAAGGAATGGTGGTGCTGCGGCTTATGGAGGTGGAAGCCTACCTGGGGGTGGGGGATCCGGCAGCACACACCGCCGGTGGGCGGCGGACCCCCAGAAACGAGGTCATGTGGGGGGAAGCGGGCCACCTGTACGTGTACTTCACCTACGGCATGCATTACTGCGCCAACGTGGTGACCAGAAGGCCCGGGGACCCGCAAGCTGTTTTGCTGCGCGGAGGTGTGGTGGTTTTGGGCGAGGAGGTGGTCAGGAGGCGCCGGGGGGGCCGCCTGGACTGCAACGGTCCTGCCAAGCTCTGCCAGGCCCTGGGGTTGGGGCGGGAAGAAAACGGCTACGACCTCACCACCGGAGAAGCGGTGTTTATTGCCGATGACGGGTTTTCCTTTGCGGAGGAGGAAGTCCTGCAGCTCCCCCGGGTGGGCGTGGCCTACGCGGGGGAAGCGGCTTTCTGGCCTTTGCGCTGGGTGGTGCGGGGGTTTCCTGCAGTGGGGGTCAGGATTTCCGGCGGTGGCGGAGGGTCTCAGTGATGGCGGGTAGCACCGAAACAACAATGATGCCGATGATCACCAGGGTAAAGTGACGGCGCACCACCGGGATGTTGCCAAAGAAGTAGCCGGCCAGGGTTATGGAAAGCACCCAGAGCAAGCCACCCACCACGTTGTAAAGCAGGAACTTGCCGTAGGTCATGGCGCCAATACCAGCCACAAACGGGGCGAAGGTGCGGACGATGGGCACAAAGCGCGCCAGGATAATGGTTTTTGCCCCGTACTTTTCAAAAAACTCGTGGGTGCGGTCCAGGTGCTTGCGGTTAAGCCAGCGCACATCGTCGCGGTGGAACACCCGGGGCCCCACGAAGTGGCCAATCCAGTAATTGACGGTGTCCCCGAGGATGGCGGCCGCAGAAAGCACCACCAGGGCGGTAATGAGATCCAGGCTTCCCCGGGCGGCAAAGGTGCCCACTGCAAAGAGCAAAGAATCACCGGGGAGAAAGGGCGTCACCACAAAGCCGGTCTCGCAAAAGACAATGACGAAGAGGATGCCGTGCACCCAGCTGCCGTGGGTTTGAATGAGCGTGTCCAGGTGCACGTCCAGGTGCAGCAGGAAATCGAAGAACTTCAGAATGTAGCTCATGCCGTTTTTCCCCCGGGGAGGAGCCGCCTTCCGCTACTGGCAAACTGCGGGCGGTCTGGGACGGAAGCTCGCACCCCAACCGCCCGCAAGCTGCAGTTTGCCCTTGTAATTACTCCTCTTCCTCCTCTTCCGCAGCCACCGCCCCCGCGGCAGCAATGATCTTTTCCTGCAGTTGCTTGGGCACCTCGTCGTAGTGGGAAAACTCCATGTGGAAATCGCCGCGCCCGCCGGTGATGGAGCGGAGGGTCTGGGAGTAGGTGAGCATTTCCGCCAGAGGTACCTGGGCCTTCACCACCGTTTGCCCGTCCGAAGGCTCCATCCCCTGCACCCGACCCCGGCGGGAGTTGAGGTCGCCCATGACGTCGCCCAGGAACTCATCGGGGGTGGTGATCTCCACCTGCATGACCGGTTCCAAAAGCGTGGGGCCGGCCAGCTTCACCGCTTCCCGGAAGGCCTTGCGGCCGCAAATCTGGAACGCCATGTCCGAGGAGTCCACCGGGTGTTCTTTTCCGTCCAGCAACACCACCCGGAAGTCCACCACCGGGTAACCGGCGAGGGGACCGGTTTGCGCCGCATGCTGGATGCCCTTGTCCACCGAGGGGCGGTAGTTTTGCGAGATGGCACCGCCAAAGATCTTGTCCACGAACTCGTAGCCAGACCCCCGGGGCAGAGGCTCCAGGCGGATCTTGGCTTCGGCAAATTGCCCGTGGCCGCCAGTTTGCTTCTTGTGCCGGGTGGTGACTTCGGCGGTCTTGGTGATGGTTTCCCGGTAGGGCACCTTGGGCGGCTGGAGGGTGACTTCCACCTTGTAGCGCTTGGAAAGGCGGGCCACCGCAATTTCCACGTGCAGTTGTGCCGAACCGGAAAGCAACAGCTCTTTGGTTTGGGGGTCGCGGGAAACCTGCAGGGAGGGGTCCTCGTCCTGGATCTTGGCCAGGGCCCCGGCAATCTTGTCCTCGTCACCCTTGGATTTGGGGGTGATGGCAAAGGAAATGGTGGGCTCGGGGATACGCACCGGAGGCACCTTGAGCGCCGATTCCTTGGCCGCTAGCGTGTCGCCGGTCTTGGTTTCCTTGAGCTTGGCCACTGCGCCAATGTCGCCGGCCACCAGCTTTTCGGTGGGGATGAGCTCTTTGCCTTGAATCCAGTTCACCGCGCCGAAACGCTCCGCCACATCCCGGGTCTTGTTCTGGTAGGTGCCGTCGGGGTTGAAGCTGCCGAGGTACACGCGCATGAGCGAAATGCGGCCAGCGTAAGGGTCGGAAATGGTCTTGAACACGTAGGAAAGCGCCGGCTGGTCGAGGGAAGCCGAAAGCGTGACTTCTTGCCCGTCATCCCGGAGGAAGGCGTTTTCCACCTCAGCGGGCGAAGGCACCAGATCCACCAGGGCATCCAGAAGCGGGGTAATGGCCTGCACGCGGGTGGCGCTGGTGAAAAACACGGGAAAGATCTTGCGCTGGCGGAAGGCGGTCTTAAGGCCGGAAGCCAGCTCCTCCGAGCTCAACGTGCCTTCGGCAAAGAACTTTTCCAAAAGCGCCTCGTCCTGCTCGGCCACCATTTCCAGAAGCGCCGAGCGGGCCGCCTCGGCGGCTTCCGCCACTGACGCCGGAATATCACCCACCGTCACCGTCCCGCTCTCATCGGCGGGGGAGGTGAGGGCTTTCATGCTAAGAAGGTCCACCACCCCGGAAAAGCCCGCCTCTTCACCAATGGGCACCTGCACCGGCACCACCTCCCGCCCAAAGCGCTTTTGCAGCTGGGCGAGGGTGCGCTCGGCGGAGGCGCGCTCGCGGTCCATGAGGTTCACCACGAAAAGCACCGGCTTACCGGACTCAGCGCAAACCTTCCACATCTTCTCGGTTTGCACTTCCACGCCCGCCACCGCCGAAACGGTGATGAGGGCGGCCTCACAAACCCTCACGCCCTGCAGCGCTTCGGTGAGGAAGATGCCGTACCCCGGGGTGTCCACCAGGTTCACCTTGCACCCCTTGTGACGGGCAAAGGCCGCAGCAGCGGCAATGGTGATCTTGCGCTCCACCGCCTCGTCGTCAAAATCGGTGATGGCTGTGCCCTTGTCCACCTTGCCCAGCTTGGGCGTTTCTTTGGCGCAAAACAGCATGGCCGAAACCAGCGACGTTT from Thermoanaerobaculum aquaticum includes:
- a CDS encoding DNA-3-methyladenine glycosylase codes for the protein MLPRAFYQRDTETVARELLGKLLVRRLPEGMVVLRLMEVEAYLGVGDPAAHTAGGRRTPRNEVMWGEAGHLYVYFTYGMHYCANVVTRRPGDPQAVLLRGGVVVLGEEVVRRRRGGRLDCNGPAKLCQALGLGREENGYDLTTGEAVFIADDGFSFAEEEVLQLPRVGVAYAGEAAFWPLRWVVRGFPAVGVRISGGGGGSQ
- a CDS encoding NAD-dependent epimerase/dehydratase family protein codes for the protein MELSKACVTGGAGFIGSHVAEALLARGFEVLIVDDLSTGRKENIPAGARFFQMDIRSPQAGQLLADERVELLVHHAAQMDVRKSVADPLFDADVNILGTLNLLESGRRSRLKQVIFASTGGAMYGEQEAFPATETHPARPVSPYGVSKLSVERYLYFYWSEYRLSATCLRYANVYGPRQNPHGEAGVVAIFLNRLLSGEPCVINGDGLQTRDYVYVGDVVAANLASIGRKGFFVYNVGTGRETSVVELYWLLAKAVGVEKPPVHGPEKPGEQRRSAISSELMRRELGVYPSVSLEEGLAITARWFAERETA
- a CDS encoding DedA family protein, with the protein product MSYILKFFDFLLHLDVHLDTLIQTHGSWVHGILFVIVFCETGFVVTPFLPGDSLLFAVGTFAARGSLDLITALVVLSAAAILGDTVNYWIGHFVGPRVFHRDDVRWLNRKHLDRTHEFFEKYGAKTIILARFVPIVRTFAPFVAGIGAMTYGKFLLYNVVGGLLWVLSITLAGYFFGNIPVVRRHFTLVIIGIIVVSVLPAITETLRHRRKS
- the fusA gene encoding elongation factor G, coding for MAEKPFATENIRNVAVVGHSSTGKTSLVSAMLFCAKETPKLGKVDKGTAITDFDDEAVERKITIAAAAAFARHKGCKVNLVDTPGYGIFLTEALQGVRVCEAALITVSAVAGVEVQTEKMWKVCAESGKPVLFVVNLMDRERASAERTLAQLQKRFGREVVPVQVPIGEEAGFSGVVDLLSMKALTSPADESGTVTVGDIPASVAEAAEAARSALLEMVAEQDEALLEKFFAEGTLSSEELASGLKTAFRQRKIFPVFFTSATRVQAITPLLDALVDLVPSPAEVENAFLRDDGQEVTLSASLDQPALSYVFKTISDPYAGRISLMRVYLGSFNPDGTYQNKTRDVAERFGAVNWIQGKELIPTEKLVAGDIGAVAKLKETKTGDTLAAKESALKVPPVRIPEPTISFAITPKSKGDEDKIAGALAKIQDEDPSLQVSRDPQTKELLLSGSAQLHVEIAVARLSKRYKVEVTLQPPKVPYRETITKTAEVTTRHKKQTGGHGQFAEAKIRLEPLPRGSGYEFVDKIFGGAISQNYRPSVDKGIQHAAQTGPLAGYPVVDFRVVLLDGKEHPVDSSDMAFQICGRKAFREAVKLAGPTLLEPVMQVEITTPDEFLGDVMGDLNSRRGRVQGMEPSDGQTVVKAQVPLAEMLTYSQTLRSITGGRGDFHMEFSHYDEVPKQLQEKIIAAAGAVAAEEEEEE